From the Streptomyces nigrescens genome, one window contains:
- a CDS encoding glycosyltransferase — MEWIGAGSLLAWVWLLLGQGFFWRTDVRLPERRDPERWPSVAVVVPARDEAAVLPDSLPSLLGQKYPGRAEVFLVDDGSTDGTGALARRLAAARGGLPLTVSSPGEPEPGWTGKLWAVRHGMALARERVAPEYLLLTDADIAHDPDSLRELVAAARSARLDLVSQMARLRVVTFWERLIVPAFVYFFGQLYPFRRVNRHGARTAAAAGGCVLLRAEAAERAGIPEAIRHAVIDDVALARAVKRGGGRIWLGLADRVDSVRPYPRPAELWRMVSRSAYAQLRHRPLLLLGTVLGLALVYLVPPVALVAGLAGSGPALAASGGAAWALMCGTYLPMLRYYGQPLWAAPLLPFTALLYLLMTVDSAVQHYRGRGAAWKGRTYPAP; from the coding sequence ATGGAGTGGATCGGTGCCGGGTCCCTGCTGGCCTGGGTGTGGCTGCTGCTGGGTCAGGGCTTCTTCTGGCGGACGGACGTCCGGCTGCCGGAACGCCGGGATCCGGAGCGCTGGCCGTCGGTCGCGGTGGTCGTCCCGGCGCGGGACGAGGCCGCGGTGCTGCCGGACAGCCTGCCGTCGCTGCTCGGGCAGAAGTACCCGGGCCGGGCCGAGGTGTTCCTCGTCGACGACGGCAGTACGGACGGGACCGGCGCGCTGGCCCGGCGACTGGCGGCCGCGCGGGGCGGGCTGCCGCTGACGGTGTCCTCGCCCGGCGAGCCCGAGCCGGGGTGGACGGGGAAGCTGTGGGCGGTACGGCACGGGATGGCGCTGGCGCGGGAGCGCGTCGCGCCGGAGTACCTGCTGCTGACCGACGCGGACATCGCGCACGACCCGGACAGTCTGCGGGAGTTGGTGGCGGCAGCCCGGTCGGCGCGGCTGGACCTGGTCTCACAGATGGCGCGGCTGCGGGTGGTGACGTTCTGGGAGCGGCTGATCGTGCCGGCGTTCGTCTACTTCTTCGGGCAGCTGTACCCGTTCCGCCGGGTCAACCGGCACGGGGCGCGGACCGCGGCGGCGGCCGGCGGCTGTGTGCTGCTGCGCGCGGAGGCCGCCGAGCGGGCGGGCATCCCGGAGGCGATCCGGCACGCGGTGATCGACGATGTGGCGCTGGCGCGGGCGGTCAAGCGCGGCGGCGGGCGGATCTGGCTGGGGCTGGCGGACCGGGTGGACAGCGTGCGGCCGTATCCGCGGCCGGCCGAGCTGTGGCGGATGGTCTCGCGCAGCGCGTACGCCCAACTCCGGCACCGGCCACTGCTGCTGCTCGGCACGGTCCTCGGTCTCGCCCTGGTCTATCTGGTGCCGCCCGTCGCGCTGGTGGCCGGACTGGCCGGCAGCGGTCCGGCGCTCGCGGCGTCGGGCGGGGCCGCCTGGGCGCTGATGTGCGGGACGTATCTGCCGATGCTGCGCTACTACGGGCAGCCGCTGTGGGCGGCGCCGCTGCTGCCCTTCACCGCGCTGCTCTATCTGCTGATGACGGTGGACTCGGCGGTGCAGCACTACCGGGGGCGCGGCGCGGCATGGAAGGGCCGGACGTACCCGGCGCCCTGA
- a CDS encoding glutamate racemase: MKIALMDSGTGLLAAAAAMRRLRPDADLVLSSDPDGMPWGPRTPDDVTAHALAVARSAAAHRPDALIVACNTASVHALPALRAELEPQIPVIGTVPAIKPAAAGGGPVAIWATPATTGSPYQRDLIDRFGRGADVTGVPCPGLADAVQAADEAAIDVAIAAAAHLTPRDVRTVVLGCTHYELVAERIRAALQQPGAPALVLHGSAEAVAAQALRRIGAEPAPAAAPTGALSVILSGRPAGLPAEALAYAEGRLLARSRTDLAPGAAVPAAPAADGATAAAPR; this comes from the coding sequence GTGAAGATCGCGCTGATGGACTCCGGGACCGGGCTGCTCGCGGCGGCCGCCGCGATGCGGCGACTGCGGCCGGACGCCGATCTGGTCCTCTCCTCCGACCCCGACGGGATGCCCTGGGGCCCCCGCACCCCCGACGATGTCACCGCACACGCCCTGGCCGTGGCCCGCTCGGCGGCCGCGCACCGCCCCGACGCCCTGATCGTCGCCTGCAACACCGCGTCCGTGCATGCGCTGCCAGCCCTCCGTGCCGAACTGGAACCGCAGATCCCGGTCATCGGCACCGTCCCGGCGATCAAGCCCGCCGCGGCCGGCGGCGGCCCCGTCGCCATCTGGGCGACCCCCGCCACCACCGGCAGCCCCTACCAGCGGGATCTGATCGATCGGTTCGGACGCGGTGCGGACGTCACCGGTGTGCCGTGCCCGGGGCTCGCCGACGCGGTCCAGGCCGCCGACGAGGCCGCGATCGACGTCGCCATCGCGGCCGCCGCCCATCTCACCCCACGGGACGTGCGGACCGTGGTCCTGGGCTGCACCCATTACGAGCTGGTGGCCGAGCGCATCCGCGCCGCCCTCCAGCAGCCGGGCGCCCCCGCGCTCGTGCTGCACGGCTCCGCCGAGGCGGTCGCCGCCCAGGCGCTGCGCCGCATCGGTGCCGAGCCGGCCCCGGCGGCCGCTCCGACCGGCGCCCTCAGCGTGATCCTCAGCGGCCGCCCCGCCGGACTGCCGGCCGAGGCGCTCGCCTACGCGGAGGGCCGGCTGCTCGCCCGGAGCCGTACGGACCTCGCGCCGGGGGCCGCGGTACCGGCCGCCCCCGCGGCCGACGGGGCCACCGCGGCGGCCCCCCGCTGA